From the Platichthys flesus chromosome 6, fPlaFle2.1, whole genome shotgun sequence genome, one window contains:
- the LOC133954985 gene encoding ubiquitin-conjugating enzyme E2 H-like, whose amino-acid sequence MSSPSPGKRRMDTDVVKLIESKHEVTILSGLNEFVVKFHGPPGTAYEEGVWKVRVDLPDKYPFKSPSIGFMNKIFHPNIDEASGTVCLDVINQTWTALYDLTNIFESFLPQLLAYPNPIDPLNGDAAAMYLHRPEDYKHKIKEYIQKYATEEALKEQEEREGNSSSESSMSDFSEDEAQDMEL is encoded by the exons atgtcgTCTCCAAGTCCGGGCAAGAGGCGAATGGATACCGACGTGGTGAAACT CATTGAGAGCAAGCACGAGGTCACCATCCTCAGTGGACTCAACGAGTTTGTGGTCAAGTTCCATGGACCACCTGGAA CGGCATATGAAGAAGGTGTGTGGAAAGTTCGGGTGGACCTGCCGGATAAATACCCCTTCAAATCTCCATCTATAG GATTCATGAATAAAATCTTCCATCCCAACATTGATGAAGC GTCAGGCACGGTGTGTTTAGACGTCATTAACCAGACCTGGACAGCTCTCTACG ACCTCACCAACATCTTCGAGTCGTTCCTCCCTCAGCTGCTTGCCTACCCCAACCCCATCGATCCTCTGAACGGAGATGCGGCCGCCATGTACCTGCACCGGCCAGAGGATTATAAACACAAGATTAAAG AGTACATCCAGAAGTACGCCACCGAGGAGGCTCtaaaggagcaggaggagagagagggcaacTCTTCCTCCGAGAGCTCCATGTCAGACTTTTCGGAGGACGAGGCTCAGGACATGGAGTTGTAG